A stretch of Comamonadaceae bacterium M7527 DNA encodes these proteins:
- the rpsJ gene encoding 30S ribosomal protein S10, producing MSKQKIRIRLKAFDYKLIDASAAEIVETAKRTGAIVKGPVPLPTRMKRFDILRSPHVNKASRDQLEIRTHQRLMDIVDPTDKTVDALMKLDLPAGVDVEIKLQ from the coding sequence ATGTCAAAGCAAAAAATTCGCATTCGCCTCAAGGCATTTGATTACAAACTGATCGACGCATCCGCTGCCGAGATTGTTGAAACCGCCAAGCGTACCGGTGCCATTGTCAAGGGACCCGTGCCCCTGCCCACGCGCATGAAGCGTTTCGATATTCTGCGTTCACCACACGTGAACAAGGCCAGCCGAGACCAGTTGGAAATCCGTACGCACCAGCGTTTGATGGATATTGTCGACCCTACCGACAAAACCGTTGATGCGTTGATGAAGTTGGATTTGCCAGCAGGCGTGGACGTAGAGATCAAATTGCAATAA
- the rplC gene encoding 50S ribosomal protein L3 — MSLSNSLGLLGRKVGMTRLFTDDGDSVPVTVVDVSDNRVAQVKTQATDGYDALQVTFGKRRASRVSKPQAGHLAKAGVEAGEITKEFRVAADVAAQYAAGATVAVTAVFAAGQKVDVQGTSIGKGFAGTIKRHNFSSQRASHGNSRSHNVPGSIGMAQDPGRIFPGKKMSGHLGDATVTTQNLDVVRIDEARQLLLIKGSIPGAPGGFVTVRPTVKVASKGAN; from the coding sequence ATGAGTCTTAGCAACTCCCTAGGGTTGTTGGGTCGCAAGGTGGGCATGACACGCTTGTTCACCGATGACGGCGATTCAGTGCCCGTCACGGTGGTCGATGTGTCTGACAACCGTGTGGCGCAAGTAAAAACCCAAGCAACTGACGGCTACGATGCCTTGCAGGTGACGTTCGGCAAGCGCCGTGCATCACGTGTCAGCAAGCCTCAAGCTGGCCATTTGGCCAAAGCTGGCGTAGAAGCCGGCGAAATCACCAAAGAATTCCGAGTAGCAGCCGATGTGGCAGCTCAGTACGCCGCCGGCGCTACTGTTGCTGTAACAGCCGTGTTCGCCGCAGGTCAGAAGGTGGATGTTCAGGGCACTTCTATTGGTAAAGGCTTTGCCGGTACCATCAAGCGCCACAACTTCTCATCGCAGCGCGCATCGCACGGTAACAGCCGTTCGCACAACGTGCCTGGCTCTATCGGTATGGCGCAAGACCCAGGTCGCATTTTCCCAGGTAAGAAAATGTCCGGCCATTTGGGCGACGCGACCGTAACTACCCAAAATTTGGATGTAGTGCGTATCGATGAAGCTCGCCAGCTGTTACTCATCAAAGGCTCTATTCCCGGTGCGCCAGGCGGTTTCGTAACCGTTCGTCCCACCGTGAAAGTCGCTAGCAAAGGAGCGAACTGA
- the rplD gene encoding 50S ribosomal protein L4, producing MQVELLNDQGQAASQFDVLDTVFGRDYNESLIHQIVVAYQANARQGTRAQKGRDTVNHSTKKPFKQKGTGRARAGMTSSPIWRGGGRAFPNSPDENFSHKVNKKMYRAGMASIFSQLVRDGRLSVVESMKLDSPKTKVLADKFKAMNLKSVLVIADEVDENLYLASRNLPNVLVVEPRYADPLSLVHYRKVIVTKAAVAKLQEMFA from the coding sequence ATGCAAGTCGAACTCCTGAATGACCAGGGTCAAGCCGCGTCACAATTTGACGTACTGGACACCGTATTCGGTCGTGACTACAACGAATCATTGATTCACCAAATCGTGGTGGCTTACCAGGCCAATGCACGTCAAGGTACACGCGCTCAAAAGGGTCGTGATACTGTGAATCACTCCACCAAGAAGCCATTCAAGCAAAAGGGCACAGGCCGTGCACGTGCTGGTATGACTTCATCTCCCATCTGGCGTGGAGGCGGTCGCGCTTTCCCAAATAGCCCAGATGAGAACTTCAGCCACAAGGTAAACAAGAAGATGTATCGCGCCGGTATGGCTTCTATCTTCTCGCAATTGGTGCGCGATGGTCGTTTGTCAGTGGTTGAGTCCATGAAATTGGATTCGCCAAAAACCAAGGTTTTGGCTGACAAATTCAAGGCCATGAACCTCAAGTCGGTGCTGGTGATTGCAGACGAGGTTGACGAGAACCTATACCTCGCCTCACGCAACCTGCCCAACGTGTTGGTCGTTGAGCCACGCTACGCAGATCCTTTGTCATTGGTGCACTACCGTAAAGTCATCGTGACCAAGGCCGCTGTAGCCAAACTGCAGGAGATGTTCGCATGA
- the rplW gene encoding 50S ribosomal protein L23 — protein MSTVQAKYDEGRLMQLLVAPIVSEKATMVAEKSNTVMFKVLRDASKPEIKAAVELLFKVQVKAVAVANQKGKTKRFGKSTGRRDHTRKAFVTLQPGQELNLGGEA, from the coding sequence ATGAGCACCGTTCAGGCTAAATACGACGAAGGTCGCTTGATGCAGTTGTTGGTCGCTCCCATCGTGTCTGAAAAGGCAACCATGGTGGCTGAAAAGTCCAACACTGTGATGTTTAAAGTGTTGCGTGACGCCAGCAAGCCAGAAATCAAGGCCGCTGTTGAGTTGTTATTCAAAGTTCAGGTTAAAGCTGTTGCTGTGGCCAATCAAAAGGGCAAAACCAAGCGCTTTGGCAAGTCCACTGGTCGCCGTGATCACACCCGCAAGGCGTTTGTGACATTGCAGCCTGGCCAAGAACTCAACTTGGGCGGGGAGGCTTAA
- the rplB gene encoding 50S ribosomal protein L2 — protein sequence MAVLKTKPTSAGRRHAIRISRDHLHKGEGFAPLLEPQHQKAGRNNNGHITVRHKGGGHKHHYRVVDFLRNKDGIPAKVERIEYDPNRSAHIALVCYADGERRYIIAPRGVEAGAQLMSGSEAPIRAGNTLPIRNIPVGSTIHCIELQVGKGAQIARTAGASAVLMAREGLYAQVRLRSGEVRKVRIECRATIGEVGNSEHSLRRLGKAGATRWKGIRPTVRGVAMNPIDHPHGGGEGRTGEGRVPVDPWGNMTKGYRTRNNRRTQNMIVSRRKK from the coding sequence ATGGCAGTACTAAAGACAAAACCAACCTCCGCAGGCCGTCGTCATGCCATACGCATTTCGCGCGACCACCTGCACAAGGGTGAAGGCTTCGCGCCATTGTTGGAGCCCCAGCACCAAAAAGCTGGTCGTAACAACAACGGTCACATCACTGTGCGCCACAAAGGTGGCGGCCATAAGCATCACTACCGCGTTGTTGACTTTTTGCGTAACAAAGATGGTATCCCTGCCAAGGTTGAGCGTATTGAATACGATCCCAACCGCTCAGCGCATATCGCCTTGGTGTGCTATGCAGACGGCGAGCGTCGCTACATCATCGCCCCGCGTGGCGTTGAGGCTGGCGCGCAACTGATGTCTGGCTCAGAGGCGCCTATCCGCGCTGGTAACACCTTGCCTATTCGCAACATCCCAGTGGGTTCAACCATTCACTGTATTGAGTTGCAAGTTGGCAAGGGCGCGCAAATTGCGCGTACCGCCGGTGCTTCTGCTGTGCTGATGGCTCGTGAAGGCTTGTACGCTCAGGTTCGCCTGCGCTCTGGTGAAGTGCGCAAGGTGCGCATTGAGTGCCGCGCCACCATTGGTGAAGTTGGCAACTCAGAGCACAGCCTGCGTCGTTTGGGTAAAGCTGGTGCCACTCGCTGGAAGGGTATTCGCCCAACCGTCCGTGGTGTGGCCATGAACCCAATCGATCACCCGCATGGTGGTGGTGAAGGCCGAACTGGTGAAGGCCGGGTGCCTGTTGACCCATGGGGCAACATGACCAAGGGCTACCGCACACGTAATAACCGTCGCACGCAGAACATGATCGTTTCGCGTCGCAAGAAGTAA
- the rpsS gene encoding 30S ribosomal protein S19, which produces MTRSLKKGPFVDHHLLAKVDKAVSTKDKKPVKTWSRRSTILPDFIGMTIAVHNGRQHVPVYVTEQMVGHKLGEFSLTRTFKGHPADKKAKK; this is translated from the coding sequence ATGACTCGCTCACTCAAAAAAGGCCCATTCGTGGACCATCACTTGCTGGCTAAGGTAGACAAAGCTGTGTCTACCAAGGACAAAAAGCCTGTGAAAACCTGGTCACGTCGCTCAACAATCCTGCCCGATTTCATCGGCATGACGATTGCTGTGCACAACGGCCGCCAACACGTGCCCGTGTATGTAACCGAACAGATGGTCGGTCACAAACTCGGGGAGTTCTCCCTGACACGCACTTTTAAAGGCCACCCGGCCGATAAAAAAGCGAAGAAGTAA
- the rplV gene encoding 50S ribosomal protein L22, translated as METRSIVRGVRLSVDKGRLVADLIRGKKVDQALNTLAFTQKKAADIIKKALESAIANAEHNDGADIDELRVKTIYVEQGTTLKRFTARAKGRGNRISKPTCHIYVTVGN; from the coding sequence ATGGAAACCCGCTCTATCGTTCGCGGCGTGCGTTTGTCTGTTGACAAAGGACGACTGGTTGCCGACCTCATTCGCGGCAAAAAAGTCGATCAGGCGCTCAACACGCTGGCGTTCACGCAGAAAAAAGCTGCTGACATCATTAAAAAAGCCTTGGAATCTGCAATTGCAAATGCCGAGCACAACGACGGTGCTGATATTGACGAATTACGCGTCAAAACCATCTACGTCGAGCAAGGCACCACGCTTAAGCGGTTCACGGCCCGTGCAAAAGGCCGCGGCAACCGAATCAGCAAACCCACCTGTCACATTTATGTGACGGTTGGCAACTGA
- the rpsC gene encoding 30S ribosomal protein S3 has translation MGQKINPTGFRLAVSRNWASRWYASNKDFAGMLAEDIKVREYLKVKLKNASVSRVLIERPAKNARITIFSARPGVVIGKKGEDIEKLKKELTDKLGVPVAVNIEEVRKPEIDAKLIADSITQQLEKRIMFRRAMKRAMQNAMRMGAQGIKIMSAGRLNGIEIARTEWYREGRVPLHTMRADIDYGTSEAKTTYGIIGVKVWVYKGDTLGRNDAPVAAEPREEERRPRGPRRDGDRPGARPARGARRPAGSNAAPADGSDKPAEATDGGEAKPAVKRVRKAAPAAAPADGKGE, from the coding sequence ATGGGTCAAAAAATCAACCCTACCGGATTCCGCTTGGCGGTTTCTCGTAACTGGGCTAGCCGCTGGTACGCCAGCAACAAAGACTTCGCTGGCATGCTGGCTGAAGACATCAAAGTACGCGAGTACCTGAAGGTCAAGCTGAAGAACGCGTCAGTGTCTCGTGTTCTTATCGAGCGTCCCGCAAAGAACGCTCGTATCACCATCTTTTCAGCACGTCCAGGCGTGGTGATTGGTAAAAAAGGTGAAGACATCGAGAAGCTCAAGAAAGAGCTGACCGACAAGTTGGGCGTGCCGGTTGCCGTCAACATCGAAGAAGTGCGCAAGCCTGAAATCGATGCCAAGTTGATCGCAGACAGCATCACCCAGCAGCTCGAAAAGCGCATCATGTTCCGTCGCGCCATGAAGCGTGCCATGCAAAACGCCATGCGTATGGGTGCCCAAGGCATCAAGATCATGTCTGCAGGCCGTTTGAATGGTATCGAAATTGCACGTACCGAGTGGTACCGTGAAGGCCGAGTGCCTTTGCACACCATGCGTGCTGACATCGATTACGGCACCTCTGAAGCCAAGACCACTTACGGCATCATTGGCGTGAAAGTGTGGGTTTACAAGGGTGATACCTTGGGCCGCAACGACGCGCCAGTAGCTGCTGAGCCACGTGAAGAAGAACGTCGCCCCCGCGGCCCTCGCCGTGATGGCGATCGCCCAGGTGCACGTCCTGCACGCGGTGCCCGTCGTCCAGCCGGCAGCAATGCTGCGCCAGCCGATGGCAGTGACAAGCCTGCTGAAGCCACTGATGGTGGTGAAGCTAAACCAGCCGTTAAGCGCGTTCGCAAGGCCGCGCCCGCAGCAGCACCTGCGGACGGCAAAGGAGAATAA
- the rplP gene encoding 50S ribosomal protein L16 → MLQPARRKYRKEQKGRNTGIATTGNSVAFGDFGLKSIDRGRLTARQIESARRAINRHIKRGGRIWIRVFPDKPISNKPAEVRMGNGKGSVEYYVAEIQPGKVLYEIVGVPEALAREAFTLAAAKLPLRTTFVTRMLGQ, encoded by the coding sequence ATGCTGCAACCTGCTCGTCGCAAATATCGTAAAGAGCAAAAAGGCCGCAACACGGGTATTGCCACTACTGGCAACTCCGTGGCGTTCGGTGACTTCGGTCTGAAGTCTATCGACCGCGGTCGTTTAACAGCTCGTCAAATCGAGTCTGCTCGTCGTGCCATCAACCGTCACATCAAACGTGGTGGTCGTATCTGGATTCGTGTATTCCCAGACAAGCCAATCTCAAACAAGCCTGCAGAGGTTCGTATGGGTAACGGTAAGGGTAGCGTGGAGTACTACGTGGCTGAAATTCAGCCAGGTAAAGTACTGTACGAAATCGTGGGTGTGCCTGAGGCGTTGGCTCGTGAAGCGTTTACTTTGGCTGCCGCCAAGTTGCCTTTGCGCACCACCTTCGTCACGCGTATGCTTGGCCAGTAA
- the rpmC gene encoding 50S ribosomal protein L29 — translation MMNTTDLRQKDVDGVKAEVKALQKAHFGLRMQKGTQQLTNTASMSSTRRAIARAKTILAEKLAAK, via the coding sequence ATAATGAATACTACTGATCTGCGCCAAAAAGACGTCGACGGCGTGAAAGCCGAAGTCAAGGCATTGCAAAAAGCCCATTTCGGCTTGCGCATGCAAAAAGGCACCCAACAACTTACCAACACTGCTTCAATGAGCAGCACACGACGCGCCATCGCTCGTGCCAAAACTATTTTGGCCGAGAAGCTGGCTGCCAAGTGA
- the rpsQ gene encoding 30S ribosomal protein S17 — MTEATTTRNRTLVGKVVSDKRAKTVTVLVERRVKHELYGKIVSLSSKYHAHDEDNQYQLGDVIEITESRPLSKTKNWVATRLVQKAELV, encoded by the coding sequence ATGACGGAAGCAACAACAACCCGTAATCGCACCTTGGTCGGTAAAGTGGTCAGCGACAAGCGCGCTAAAACCGTAACGGTTTTGGTTGAGCGTCGCGTTAAGCACGAGCTGTACGGCAAAATCGTATCGCTGTCTAGCAAGTACCACGCGCACGACGAAGACAACCAGTACCAACTGGGCGATGTGATTGAAATCACAGAAAGCCGTCCGCTTTCAAAAACCAAGAACTGGGTAGCGACCCGCTTGGTTCAGAAGGCAGAACTGGTTTAA
- a CDS encoding peroxiredoxin has protein sequence MIQVGETIPAVTLMEYVEVEGNGCSVGPNPVNSLDAAKGKTIAVFALPGAFTPTCSARHVPGYRDHAQDFKDAGVDEIWCLSVNDAFVMGAWGREQDTAGKVRMLGDGDAEFAKAVGLTLDLHGKGLGLRSNRYSMLVKDGVVVTLNVEAPGKFEVSDAATLLAQAKA, from the coding sequence ATGATTCAAGTCGGCGAAACAATACCAGCGGTCACGCTCATGGAGTACGTAGAGGTTGAGGGTAATGGCTGCAGTGTGGGTCCAAACCCGGTGAACAGCCTGGATGCTGCCAAAGGCAAAACCATTGCTGTGTTTGCCCTGCCAGGCGCATTCACGCCTACCTGCTCGGCCCGTCACGTGCCAGGCTACCGCGACCACGCGCAAGACTTCAAAGACGCGGGCGTCGATGAAATCTGGTGTCTGAGCGTCAACGATGCATTTGTAATGGGTGCATGGGGACGTGAGCAAGACACAGCCGGCAAGGTGCGCATGCTGGGCGACGGCGACGCCGAGTTTGCCAAAGCCGTCGGTCTAACACTGGACCTCCATGGCAAGGGCTTGGGCCTGCGCAGCAACCGTTACTCTATGTTGGTGAAAGACGGCGTGGTCGTCACGCTAAACGTTGAAGCACCAGGCAAGTTTGAGGTAAGCGACGCGGCCACCTTGCTCGCGCAAGCCAAGGCCTAA
- a CDS encoding GNAT family N-acetyltransferase, producing the protein MTDLLPSPHIDVRTVSQPDEITAARALMAQYGDSLSVDLGFQDFEQELANLPGEYASPNGALLVAFVDGVAAGCCAFRPLPDVDYANACEMKRLFVTKAFRGFGLGEQLIAQCMVEARAAGYMHILLDVLEEFETARHLYANAGFIEVPPYYYSPIAGSQYLMAQL; encoded by the coding sequence ATGACTGACCTTCTACCAAGTCCACACATAGACGTTCGCACCGTTTCACAGCCAGATGAGATAACGGCGGCCAGAGCGCTGATGGCGCAATACGGCGACAGCTTGTCGGTTGATTTGGGCTTTCAAGACTTTGAACAAGAACTGGCCAACCTCCCGGGTGAATACGCGTCGCCTAACGGCGCATTACTCGTGGCATTTGTTGATGGCGTGGCAGCTGGCTGTTGCGCATTCAGGCCACTGCCCGATGTGGACTACGCCAATGCATGCGAAATGAAACGCCTATTTGTGACCAAAGCGTTTAGAGGCTTTGGCCTGGGCGAGCAACTAATAGCGCAGTGCATGGTGGAGGCCAGAGCTGCTGGCTACATGCATATTTTGTTGGACGTTCTTGAAGAGTTTGAAACCGCGCGGCATTTGTATGCCAACGCAGGTTTCATTGAGGTGCCACCCTACTACTACAGCCCCATTGCCGGCTCGCAGTATCTGATGGCTCAGCTCTAA
- a CDS encoding cytochrome b/b6 domain-containing protein, with product MSFKHRVWDLPTRVFHWALAISVTGLFISGNVGGNAMVWHMRLGYVVASLLLFRVAWGFVGGYWSRFAQLRLAPRALLAYVRGQGADQPQDHLGHSPSGSWSVVALLCLLCAQVTTGLFSDDDIFTAGPLAAHASSDVVSSATFYHTGPGKLAVVLLVLAHIAAIWFYAKKKNRNLVPAMVHGDHEGVVAVNAPTSADGLTHALFGLLVWLACASAVAWMVNTLG from the coding sequence ATGTCGTTCAAACACCGAGTGTGGGACTTGCCCACACGCGTCTTTCACTGGGCATTGGCCATCAGCGTTACCGGGCTTTTCATCAGCGGCAACGTAGGCGGCAATGCAATGGTGTGGCATATGCGCCTGGGCTATGTGGTCGCGAGCTTGCTGTTGTTTCGGGTAGCTTGGGGGTTTGTGGGCGGCTATTGGTCACGGTTTGCACAGCTGCGGCTGGCGCCTCGCGCTTTGCTGGCCTATGTGCGCGGGCAAGGCGCTGACCAGCCACAAGACCACCTTGGCCACAGTCCAAGTGGCTCTTGGTCTGTGGTGGCTTTGCTGTGCCTGCTCTGTGCTCAAGTCACTACAGGCTTGTTCAGCGACGACGATATTTTCACGGCAGGGCCGCTGGCCGCACATGCTTCAAGTGACGTCGTGTCTAGCGCCACGTTTTATCACACTGGACCAGGCAAGTTGGCCGTCGTTTTGCTGGTGCTCGCCCACATCGCAGCCATTTGGTTTTATGCCAAAAAGAAAAATCGCAACCTCGTACCAGCCATGGTGCACGGCGACCACGAGGGCGTTGTTGCCGTCAACGCGCCGACTTCAGCTGATGGTCTGACACATGCCTTGTTTGGGCTTTTGGTCTGGTTGGCGTGTGCCAGTGCGGTGGCATGGATGGTCAACACCTTAGGCTAA
- a CDS encoding cytochrome c — protein sequence MSTRAIIVSLALGVASTAPAWAQFKNAEHAVKYRQAAFTVMGKHFASLGAMVSGKAPFDAAKAKADASVVAAVSALPWSGFGPETEDIKSDAKMEVWLEKTDFDQGAKRLTAAAGELAKATQTGNLNQIKQAFGATAKTCKACHDSYRN from the coding sequence ATGTCAACACGTGCCATTATTGTGTCGCTGGCGCTGGGCGTGGCCAGCACAGCACCCGCTTGGGCGCAGTTTAAAAATGCCGAGCATGCGGTCAAATACCGTCAGGCCGCCTTTACCGTTATGGGCAAACACTTTGCGAGTTTAGGCGCCATGGTCAGTGGTAAAGCACCTTTTGACGCCGCCAAAGCCAAAGCAGACGCCAGCGTTGTGGCGGCTGTCAGCGCGCTGCCATGGTCAGGTTTTGGCCCGGAAACAGAGGACATCAAGTCGGACGCCAAAATGGAAGTGTGGCTGGAAAAAACCGATTTTGACCAAGGAGCAAAACGTTTGACAGCGGCGGCGGGCGAGCTTGCAAAAGCGACCCAAACGGGCAACCTGAACCAGATCAAACAAGCCTTTGGTGCCACCGCCAAAACCTGTAAGGCTTGTCACGACAGCTACCGCAATTAA
- a CDS encoding TlpA family protein disulfide reductase — protein MSLVAALAFASLLAGCAGNTQAPQSRFVLLDGSAVQTSDFAGKVLLVNFWATSCTSCVAEMPELIATHNAYANQGFDTLAVAMDYDPPAYVVNFAQTRQLPFKVALDNTGANAKEWGDVKLTPTTFIVNKRGEIVKRYVGMPDFAALHRLIEKLLAEA, from the coding sequence ATGTCACTGGTAGCTGCCTTAGCTTTTGCCAGCCTGTTGGCAGGTTGCGCCGGCAACACCCAGGCGCCGCAGTCGCGATTTGTTTTGCTAGACGGCAGTGCCGTGCAAACCAGCGACTTTGCAGGCAAGGTGCTGCTGGTGAATTTTTGGGCCACCAGTTGCACCAGCTGCGTGGCCGAAATGCCTGAACTCATCGCCACGCACAACGCCTATGCGAACCAAGGCTTTGACACTTTGGCCGTGGCTATGGACTACGACCCACCCGCTTATGTGGTGAACTTTGCGCAAACACGCCAGCTGCCTTTTAAGGTGGCTTTAGACAACACCGGCGCCAACGCCAAAGAGTGGGGTGACGTAAAGCTCACGCCCACAACATTTATTGTTAACAAGCGCGGCGAAATCGTTAAGCGCTACGTAGGCATGCCCGACTTTGCCGCCTTGCACAGACTGATAGAAAAACTGCTGGCCGAAGCTTAA
- a CDS encoding thioredoxin fold domain-containing protein, giving the protein MNLTLATSMTRQAAMAVRAGQPLVVMTSLPGCPYCDLVRDHHLAPMSASGEVVAVQLNITDGVTRIDDFDGVARTAKAISKRWDARFAPTLLFFNAQGTEIAERIVGVAVPDFFGAYLQQRLDTAKASLAAQS; this is encoded by the coding sequence ATGAACTTAACCCTCGCCACCTCAATGACACGCCAAGCAGCCATGGCCGTGCGTGCAGGCCAGCCACTGGTTGTCATGACCAGCTTACCCGGCTGCCCTTACTGCGACTTGGTGCGAGATCACCACCTGGCACCCATGTCTGCGTCGGGTGAAGTGGTGGCCGTGCAACTCAACATCACTGACGGTGTTACGCGCATTGACGACTTTGACGGTGTTGCGCGCACCGCCAAGGCCATATCCAAGCGCTGGGATGCACGCTTTGCGCCCACACTGCTGTTTTTTAACGCGCAAGGCACAGAAATTGCCGAACGCATTGTGGGCGTTGCTGTGCCAGACTTTTTTGGTGCCTACTTGCAACAGCGCCTTGACACTGCCAAGGCCAGCCTGGCGGCGCAAAGCTGA
- a CDS encoding CoA transferase yields the protein MTMFNSSHALDGIRVLDLSRVLAGPWCTQNLGDLGADVIKVERPGKGDDTRGWGPPFLPDNQGADTDQAAYYLGTNRNKRAIACDIATEQGQALIKQLVQHCHIFVENFKVGDMARYGLDYNSLKAVNPALVYCSITGFGQDGPYKDRAGYDYAIQGMGGLMSLTGERDDLPGGGPQKVGVAVADLFTGMYATVGILAALRHAEATGTGQYIDMALLDTQVAMLANLGANYLVSGQHTGKVPGRAGNAHINIVPYQVFECAPENGNAQHMIVAVGNDHQFAKFCKVLAHTTGQSVDWAADPRFATNANRVRNRHDLVPHIASIMAAHSKTHWLNALEAAQVPCGPINGLDEVFDDAQVKARGMVQHWQHALNGDVALVASPLKLSETPVTQRHAPPTLGQHTSEVLHELLNMTPDQLTDLRSKGVIA from the coding sequence ATGACTATGTTCAATTCGTCTCATGCACTGGATGGTATCCGGGTTCTTGACCTATCGCGCGTCTTGGCTGGGCCTTGGTGCACACAAAATTTGGGTGACCTAGGCGCCGACGTCATCAAGGTTGAGCGCCCAGGCAAAGGTGATGACACGCGCGGCTGGGGCCCTCCGTTTCTACCAGACAACCAAGGCGCAGACACCGACCAGGCCGCCTACTACCTTGGCACCAACCGCAACAAGCGCGCCATTGCCTGCGACATCGCCACCGAACAAGGGCAAGCACTGATCAAGCAGCTGGTGCAGCACTGCCACATTTTTGTTGAAAACTTCAAAGTGGGCGACATGGCGCGTTATGGCTTGGACTACAACAGCCTCAAGGCCGTCAACCCTGCGCTGGTTTATTGCTCCATTACAGGCTTTGGACAAGACGGCCCCTACAAAGACCGTGCAGGCTACGACTACGCCATACAAGGTATGGGCGGGCTCATGAGCCTAACCGGCGAGCGCGACGACTTGCCCGGTGGCGGCCCCCAAAAAGTAGGCGTTGCCGTAGCGGACTTGTTTACAGGCATGTACGCCACAGTAGGCATATTGGCCGCGCTACGCCACGCCGAGGCCACAGGCACTGGCCAGTACATAGACATGGCCTTGCTGGATACCCAAGTGGCCATGTTGGCAAACTTGGGGGCCAACTACCTGGTATCTGGCCAACACACAGGCAAAGTGCCAGGGCGTGCTGGTAACGCGCACATCAACATAGTGCCCTACCAGGTATTTGAATGCGCTCCCGAAAACGGCAATGCACAACACATGATTGTGGCTGTTGGCAACGACCACCAATTTGCCAAATTTTGCAAGGTGTTGGCCCACACCACAGGCCAAAGCGTGGACTGGGCTGCAGATCCACGCTTTGCCACCAACGCCAACCGCGTGCGCAACCGTCATGATTTGGTGCCACATATTGCCAGCATCATGGCCGCACACAGCAAGACACACTGGCTCAACGCCCTGGAAGCGGCGCAAGTACCGTGCGGCCCTATCAACGGCTTGGACGAAGTATTTGACGACGCGCAAGTAAAAGCCCGCGGTATGGTGCAACACTGGCAGCATGCACTCAATGGCGATGTGGCCTTGGTGGCCAGCCCGCTAAAGCTCAGCGAAACACCTGTTACACAACGGCACGCGCCGCCCACACTGGGACAGCACACCAGCGAAGTGCTGCATGAACTATTAAACATGACACCTGACCAATTGACAGACTTGCGCAGTAAAGGCGTTATTGCATAG
- a CDS encoding PTS fructose transporter subunit IIA, giving the protein MTTILVIAHAPLASALRSCAAHVFPEDVHCVQVLDVPATDQVDALLAQAKAMLPPAGEALVLTDVFGATPANVATRLAAHEGCRVLAGVNLPMLLRALCYRDQPVDQLVLKAVAGGTQGIVPVVPTTP; this is encoded by the coding sequence ATGACTACCATTCTTGTCATCGCCCATGCACCGCTGGCCAGCGCTTTGCGCAGTTGTGCAGCACATGTGTTTCCAGAGGATGTGCACTGCGTGCAGGTGCTTGATGTACCCGCCACAGACCAAGTAGATGCGTTGCTGGCGCAGGCAAAAGCCATGCTGCCTCCAGCGGGTGAGGCGTTGGTGCTCACCGATGTTTTTGGTGCCACGCCTGCCAATGTGGCCACGCGCTTGGCCGCTCATGAGGGGTGTCGTGTTCTGGCGGGAGTGAACCTGCCCATGCTGTTGCGCGCGCTGTGCTACCGCGACCAACCCGTGGATCAGCTGGTGCTTAAAGCCGTAGCCGGTGGCACCCAGGGTATCGTGCCTGTGGTGCCAACGACCCCCTAA
- a CDS encoding HPr family phosphocarrier protein has protein sequence MIRKTITISNKLGLHARASAKLTKLAGSFTCDVWMTRNARRINAKSIMGVMMLAAGLGAEVEIETDGADEAVAMDALLALINDKFGEGE, from the coding sequence ATGATTCGCAAGACCATCACCATCAGCAACAAGCTTGGCCTGCATGCGCGTGCCTCCGCCAAGCTCACCAAATTGGCGGGCTCATTCACGTGCGACGTATGGATGACGCGCAACGCCAGGCGCATCAATGCCAAAAGCATCATGGGCGTGATGATGTTGGCCGCTGGCTTGGGCGCAGAGGTTGAGATTGAGACCGACGGCGCCGACGAAGCTGTGGCCATGGACGCATTGCTCGCGCTGATTAACGACAAGTTTGGAGAAGGCGAGTGA